A section of the Saccopteryx leptura isolate mSacLep1 chromosome 4, mSacLep1_pri_phased_curated, whole genome shotgun sequence genome encodes:
- the CENPU gene encoding centromere protein U isoform X3 produces MNENENEEEPYEPFEPPLHSTAIYTEEAEEAELPGHCGSFFSPASQGGGAQRSLNISDTEENENESVKRAGKPIGKLQPISSESESSNASDATVEGKPAEKTSSRQRESAASSELSKQRAEFGTPEKRGPLGAKPAIEKENPATERQTKTQKKKMFCGKRKKSRNEATESDTSECAYIWCLKGKKSSDITELDVVLSAFEEILLEYRQNIESKVCKEAINKFHSSVKKELLKTLTEVQMSKTLKTLKRKNAKMISDIEKKRQRLIEVQQELLWLEPQLKQLQRKYDELKERKSSLRNATYFLSNLKQLHQDYSDIQEGKRNVKETYDSSSLPALLFKARTLIGAESHLQTINHQMEKLLAQK; encoded by the exons AGCCGCCTCTGCACAGCACTGCCATCTACActgaggaggcggaggaggcCGAGCTCCCCGGGCACTGTGGCTCGTTCTTCTCTCCGGCTTcccagggaggaggagcccaAAGAAG TTTGAACATTTCTGATACCGAAGAAAATGAAAACGAGTCTGTAAAACGTGCAGGAAAG CCGATAGGAAAACTCCAGCCCATCAGCAGTGAATCTGAAAGTTCTAATGCAAGCGATGCGACCGTGGAGGGGAAACCAGCAGAGAAAACGAGTAGCCGACAGCGTGAGTCTGCGGCATCCTCAGAACTTTCAAAGCAAAGAGCTGAATTTGGCACTCCTGAGAAGAGAGGCCCTCTCGGTGCCAAGCCTGCTATTGAAAAAGAGAACCCAGCAACAGAAAGGCAGACG aaaactcagaaaaagaaGATGTTTTgtggcaaaagaaagaaatcaagaaatgaaGCCACAGAGTCAG ATACTTCCGAGTGTGCATATATTTGGTgtctaaaaggaaagaaaagcagcgACATCACGGAGTTAGATGTTGTCCTGTCAGCATTTGAGGAGATCCTCCTGGAGTACAG ACAAAATATAGAATCTAAAGTTTGCAAGGAGGCGATCAACAAATTCCATTCTAGTGTGAAAAAGGAACTCCTGAAAACA CTTACAGAAGTCCAGATGTCAAAAACTCTGAAAACGCTGAAAAGGAAGAATGCCAAG ATGATTTCAGACATTGAAAAGAAAAGACAGCGTCTGATTGAAGTCCAGCAGGAACTGCTTTG gttAGAACCACAGCTGAAACAACTACAAAGAAAATATGATGAACTTAAGGAGAGAAAATCTTCCCTTAGAAATGCAACATACTTCTTATCTAACTTAAAACAGCTTCATCAAGATTACTCAGATATTCAAGAAGGAAAACGAAATGTAAAGGAAACA TACGATTCCTCCAGCCTTCCAGCTCTGTTATTCAAAGCAAGAACACTCATAGGAGCTGAAAGCCATCTACAAACTATCAACCACCAGATGGAGAAGCTCCTTGCCCAGAAATGA